In Streptomyces sclerotialus, the DNA window CGTGTCCGTCGGGACGCTCATCCCTTGACCCCCGAGTTGGCCATGCCTTCCACCAGGAACCGCTGGAAGGCGAGGAAGAACAGCACGATCGGGAGCAGCGCGAAGACCGACATCGCGAACATCGGGCCGTAAGCGGACTGGCTGGAGGTGTCCACGAAGGTGCGCAGCGCGAGCGTGAGCGTGTACTTGCCCGGCTCGAAGAGGTAGATGAGCTGGGTGAAGAAGTCGTTCCAGGCCCAGATGAAGGTGAAGATCGCGGTGGTGATCAGCGCGGGCCGGGTGAGCGGCAGCACCACCCGGGCGAACGTACGGAACGGACCGCAGCCGTCGATCTTCGCCGCCTCCTCCAGCTCGCGCGGCAGCCCCCGCATGAACTGCACGATGAGGAAGACGAAGAACGCGTCCGTGGCCAGGAACTTCGGCAGCACCATCGGCCAGAAGGTGTTCACCATGCCGAGCTGGTTGAAGACGATGTACTGCGGGATGAGCACCGCGTGGTGCGGCAGCATGATCGTGGCGATCATGAAGGCGAACAGCGGCCCGCGCATCCGGAACCGCAGCCGCGCGAAGGCGTACGCGGCGAGCGAGCAGCTGAGGACGTTGCCCAGCACGGCACCGATCGAGATGGTCAGCGAGTTGCCGAAGAGCTTCAGCAGGCTCACGCCCTGGATGCCGGCCGCGGCCGTCGTGTAGTTCTCGGTGGCCAGCCGGGACGGCAGCAGCGCGAGGCTGGCGAGCACCTCGTCGGCCGGTTTGAAGGACGTCGCGACCAGCCAGCCCAGCGGGTAGAGCATCACGAGCAGGACGAGGAGACAGGCGATGTGGAGCGCGATGCGCGGCCGGTTGGCGCGCACAACGGCAGGCGCGAAGGTCATCAGCGGCCCTCCTCGTTCGCGTAGAAGACCCAGGAGCGCGAGGTGCGGAAGAGCACCGCGGTGACGATTGCGATGGCGATCAGCAGCACCCACGCCATCGCGGAGGCGTAGCCCATGTGCGAGGCGGTGAAGCCGCGGTCGTAGAGGTAGAGCGTGTAGAAGAGGGTCGAGTCGGCGGGGCCGCCCCGGCCGCCGCTCACCGCGAACGCCGGGGTGAACACCTGGAACGCCTGGATGGTCTGCAGCACCAGGTTGAAGAAGAGCACCGGGGACAGCATCGGCAGGGTGATCGAGAGGAACTGCCGCCACCGGCCCGCGCCGTCCACCGACGCCGCCTCGTACAGCTCCTTCGGTATCTGCTGCAGCCCGGCCAGGAAGATGACCATGGGCGCGCCGAACTGCCACACCGTCAGCAGCGCCACGGACAGCAGCGCCCAGCCGGGCCGGTTGACCCAGCCGCCGGTGTGGATGCCGAGGGAGCCGAGGAGGTTGTCGACGGTGCCGCCGTCGTTGAAGAGCGCCCGCCACACCAGCGCGATGCTCATGGACGCGCCGAGCAGCGACGGGGCGTAGAACGCCGACCGGTAGAAGCCCTTGCCGCGTTTCATCGACTTCAGTGCGACCGCCACCGCCAGCGCCAGCGCGAGTTGCAGCGGTACGGCCACCACGACGTACAGCAGGGTGTTCAGGACCGAGCGGAGCAGCCGCGGGTCCTCGGTGAACATCTGCGTGTAGTTGCGCAGGCCCACCCAGGACGGCGGGTCGAAGAGGTCGTAGTCGGTGAAGGAGAGGTAGAGGGAGACCGCCATGGGGAGGAGGGTGAGGACGGCGGCGCCCAGTACCCAGGGGGAGAGGAACACCCAGGCGGCGCCCTCCCGTTCCCGCTTCGGCCGCCGTTTCCGCGCCTGCCCGGTGGGGGCCGTGCGCTGCCGGGGGAGTGGGACCGCGGCCCGGTCCATCGCTCGCGTGCTCACGGCCTCAGCTCCGTCCGTGCCTCGGTCAGGAAGTCCTCGGCGACCTCCCGGGGTGCCGCCTGCTCGAAGGACACCTGGTCGTAGTCGCGCTGGAAGGTCGACTGCAGGCCGTTGTCGCCGCGCGGCGGCGCGGCCGGCGGGTCCTTCAGCTTGCCCTGCAGGGACTCCTGGAGCCCGGCGACCTGCTGCTGGAAGCCGGTGACCGCCGGCAGGACGCGGGTCCGCTGGCGGCCGTTGACCGGGGTGCCGCGGTCCACGCCGAGGATGTCGGCGGCCTGGTCGGAGTTGAGCAGGAAGTCGATGAAGCGGGCCGCCTCGCGCGGATGCGCGCTGTCCGCCGCGATCCCGAGGAGCATCGACGGCTTGTAGTACTGGCCGGGGGTGCCGTCCGGGCCCGCGGGCATCGGCGCGAGCGCCAGCCGGTCCCCGTACAGCGCCTCGTAACCGGCGGACGGCGCGTCCCAGTTGAACTCGGCGACCGCCCGCTTGCGTCCCATCGGGGAGTCCTCGACCGAGCCCGCCATCTGCGTGGTGTCCTCGGCCCTGCTGACCAGCCCCTCCTTGCGCAGCTTCGAGGTGAAGGACCAGAAGCGCGCCAGGTCCGCCGCACGGAAAGCGGCCTGCCCGTCGGTGCCGTACAGCCGTTTGCCCTGCCCGCGCAGCCAGACCTCGAACCAGTCCTCCATCGAACCGGGGTCCGTCATGGGCCGCTCGTACCCGGCGGCCTTCAGCCTCCGCAGCGCCTCCGCCCAGTCGTCCCAGGTCCAGCCCGCCTTCGGGGTGTGCAGCCCGGCCTTCTTCCAGGCCTCCTTGTCGTACGCCATGGCCTGGGTGCCGACGCCCATCGGCAGCGCGTACTGCACACCGTCCACCTGCCCGGTCTTCAGCAGCCCGGAATCCATCTCCTTCGTGGGCAGGGTCTTGCGCTGGGTGCCGAGGTCCAGCAGCACCTCGGAGCCCGCGTACTGGCTGATCTGCCGGTAGTCCAGCTGGATCAGGTCGGGCACGTCGCCGCCCGCCGCCTGGGTGGCGAGCTTCTGCTTGTAGGACTCGTAGGTGGAGTAGGACGTCTGGATGTCGATGTCGGGGTGCGCCTTCTCGAAGGCGGCGACGGCCTTCTCGGTACGGGCTGCCCGGTCCGCGTTGCCCCACCAGGTGAAGCGGAGCGTGACCTTGCCGCCGGCGGCGGTGGCGGAACCACCACCGCCGCCGCAGCCCGCGAGGGCCAGACAGAGGGCGAGCGCAACGGCCGCGAGAGTTCTGGGACGCCGCACGGCTCACTCCCCGTAGTAGGGGAGCGTCGTGCCGGGCAGTTCGTACTCGTCGCGGCGGCCGCACATGCCGTAGCCGCCGCGCCGGGTCGGGCCCGCGGCCCGCACCCCGCCGTCAGCCAGGTGCGCCGCGTCCCCCTTCGCGAGGGCGTCGAGCTGCGTCCCGGTGCGCTCGGCCGCGGCCAGCGCCCCTTCGCGCCACCGGGCCCGCCAGTCCGCGATCTTCGGCGCGACGAGCCGGGCCGCCGCCTCGTGGAAGGCGCGCAGCGGCCCGTCGTCACCGTCCGCCAGGGCCGTACGCAGCGTCCGGTACCCCTCGACGGCGAGGTCCCGCCGCTTCCGGGCCGCCGCCTCCGCCGCGGGCCCCTCCTTCGCGGGCAGCGCGGCGGCCGCGGCGTACGTCTCGGCGTCGGCCAGCACCTCGGCAGGGAAGGTGAAGACCGCGTCCCCCGCCTCCGGCAGCCCGCCGTTCTGCATCAGGACCGTCACCCGCAGCCCGTCCTCGTTGACCATGCGGTGCACCGTCCCCGGTGTGAACCACGCGAGGACACCGGGCTCCAGCGGCGTCTCCCGGTAGCCGTCCGCGACGCTCAGCGTCTGGACGGCGCCCCGGCCGCCGGTGACGACGTACGCCTCCGTGCAGGCGAGGTGCAGATGCGGGCTGCCCCCGCACACGCCGTCGGCGGCCTCCCACTCATAGGCGCCGATGTGCGACAGACCGATGCCGCCCGGCAGCGGTGCGTCCATGACCATGACCGGCTCCCTCCCTCACCAGGCCAGCGACTTCAGACGGCCCTCGATGCGGTGCGGGTCCCACGCGCCGTCGGCCACCAGCACCCGGTACCGGTACGCGAAGGACTCGCCCGGCTCCAGCGCGAACTCCTCGAAGAACGCCCAGGAGAACGCCACCGTCGGCGTCGGCTCGGAACGGACGAACCAGTGCGAGGCGTGCACCGCGTCCGCGTTCTCCGGCGCGTGCGCGAAGACCAGCGTGGACTGCGCGTCCACGTCGTCGTGCGTGCCGACGAAGGCGATCCACGGCTGCTCGGCCGCGGGCGTACCCATCGTCTCCTCGTCCGTGCTGGGCCCGGCCGGGGTGAGCACCTGCCCGCCCGTGAAGTCGCGCGGCCCCCGCCAGTGCAGCCCGGTGTAGCCCGCCATCTCCCGGCCCGCCGTCGTCGGCGACCCGAAGTGCAGTGCCTCGTCACGGATGTTGGTGAGGTGGATCGACCAGTCGATCGCGTACGCGCCCGCCTCGGCGTCGGCCGAGTGCACCGCGACCGTACGCCGCTCCCGCGCCCACTCGGCACCCCCGTTCTCCACCCAGGTCAGCGACTCGCCGAAGGTCAGCCGGTCCGCGTCCGCCTCGAAGGAGTCGAAGCCGTCGTGCCGCATCGACCCGACGCGCTCGTGCAGCGGCAGGTAACCCTGGCCGTGGACGTAGGAGTTGCCGCCCCAGAAGTTCTGCCCGGAGAGATGGCTGGCGGTCATCTGCAGGCCCTTGTGCCAGCGGTGGTCGTGCGGCCGGTAGCCGCTGACCAGCCGACCGGAAAGGGTACGCAGCGGGTGTACGTACGGCTTGCGGGACTCGAAGGCCTCCGGGTCCGGGGCGTAGACGTAGGACAACAGCTCGGTCCCACCGGCGGCCACCCGGACGCGCTCGCCGTGGGTGTGGGTGACGGTGAGCGGTGTCGTCGTGGTGCTCGGT includes these proteins:
- a CDS encoding carbohydrate ABC transporter permease translates to MTFAPAVVRANRPRIALHIACLLVLLVMLYPLGWLVATSFKPADEVLASLALLPSRLATENYTTAAAGIQGVSLLKLFGNSLTISIGAVLGNVLSCSLAAYAFARLRFRMRGPLFAFMIATIMLPHHAVLIPQYIVFNQLGMVNTFWPMVLPKFLATDAFFVFLIVQFMRGLPRELEEAAKIDGCGPFRTFARVVLPLTRPALITTAIFTFIWAWNDFFTQLIYLFEPGKYTLTLALRTFVDTSSQSAYGPMFAMSVFALLPIVLFFLAFQRFLVEGMANSGVKG
- a CDS encoding carbohydrate ABC transporter permease; the protein is MDRAAVPLPRQRTAPTGQARKRRPKREREGAAWVFLSPWVLGAAVLTLLPMAVSLYLSFTDYDLFDPPSWVGLRNYTQMFTEDPRLLRSVLNTLLYVVVAVPLQLALALAVAVALKSMKRGKGFYRSAFYAPSLLGASMSIALVWRALFNDGGTVDNLLGSLGIHTGGWVNRPGWALLSVALLTVWQFGAPMVIFLAGLQQIPKELYEAASVDGAGRWRQFLSITLPMLSPVLFFNLVLQTIQAFQVFTPAFAVSGGRGGPADSTLFYTLYLYDRGFTASHMGYASAMAWVLLIAIAIVTAVLFRTSRSWVFYANEEGR
- a CDS encoding ABC transporter substrate-binding protein: MRRPRTLAAVALALCLALAGCGGGGGSATAAGGKVTLRFTWWGNADRAARTEKAVAAFEKAHPDIDIQTSYSTYESYKQKLATQAAGGDVPDLIQLDYRQISQYAGSEVLLDLGTQRKTLPTKEMDSGLLKTGQVDGVQYALPMGVGTQAMAYDKEAWKKAGLHTPKAGWTWDDWAEALRRLKAAGYERPMTDPGSMEDWFEVWLRGQGKRLYGTDGQAAFRAADLARFWSFTSKLRKEGLVSRAEDTTQMAGSVEDSPMGRKRAVAEFNWDAPSAGYEALYGDRLALAPMPAGPDGTPGQYYKPSMLLGIAADSAHPREAARFIDFLLNSDQAADILGVDRGTPVNGRQRTRVLPAVTGFQQQVAGLQESLQGKLKDPPAAPPRGDNGLQSTFQRDYDQVSFEQAAPREVAEDFLTEARTELRP
- a CDS encoding cupin gives rise to the protein MVMDAPLPGGIGLSHIGAYEWEAADGVCGGSPHLHLACTEAYVVTGGRGAVQTLSVADGYRETPLEPGVLAWFTPGTVHRMVNEDGLRVTVLMQNGGLPEAGDAVFTFPAEVLADAETYAAAAALPAKEGPAAEAAARKRRDLAVEGYRTLRTALADGDDGPLRAFHEAAARLVAPKIADWRARWREGALAAAERTGTQLDALAKGDAAHLADGGVRAAGPTRRGGYGMCGRRDEYELPGTTLPYYGE
- a CDS encoding PmoA family protein, which translates into the protein MSAVPSTTTTPLTVTHTHGERVRVAAGGTELLSYVYAPDPEAFESRKPYVHPLRTLSGRLVSGYRPHDHRWHKGLQMTASHLSGQNFWGGNSYVHGQGYLPLHERVGSMRHDGFDSFEADADRLTFGESLTWVENGGAEWARERRTVAVHSADAEAGAYAIDWSIHLTNIRDEALHFGSPTTAGREMAGYTGLHWRGPRDFTGGQVLTPAGPSTDEETMGTPAAEQPWIAFVGTHDDVDAQSTLVFAHAPENADAVHASHWFVRSEPTPTVAFSWAFFEEFALEPGESFAYRYRVLVADGAWDPHRIEGRLKSLAW